From Acidobacteriota bacterium, one genomic window encodes:
- a CDS encoding aminoacyl-tRNA deacylase, which yields MSSFPITPAIRVLREKKIEFEPFLYDYLEKGGTRHSADCLGVDEHAVIKTLVFETNEKKPLIVLQHGDLQVSTKDLARILKIKSVVPATPDRANKLTGYLVGGTSPFGLRTAMPIYAESSIFDLQRIWINGGKRGFLVSIVPAALAEVLGVEAVNVAVRS from the coding sequence ATGTCGAGTTTTCCGATCACACCTGCGATCCGCGTCTTGCGCGAGAAAAAGATCGAATTCGAACCGTTTCTATACGATTACCTCGAAAAGGGCGGGACGCGTCATTCAGCCGACTGTCTGGGCGTTGACGAGCACGCGGTGATCAAAACACTTGTCTTCGAAACCAATGAGAAGAAACCGTTGATCGTTTTGCAACACGGCGATCTGCAGGTTTCAACAAAGGATCTCGCGCGGATCCTGAAAATTAAATCCGTTGTTCCCGCGACGCCCGACCGGGCAAACAAACTTACCGGCTATCTCGTCGGCGGCACGTCGCCGTTCGGACTAAGGACCGCGATGCCGATCTATGCCGAGAGCTCGATCTTCGATCTGCAGAGAATTTGGATCAACGGTGGAAAGCGCGGATTTCTCGTCTCGATCGTGCCGGCGGCACTTGCGGAAGTTCTCGGAGTTGAAGCCGTGAATGTTGCGGTTCGGTCGTGA
- a CDS encoding YqhA family protein, translated as MLKSILERSRYLVIIAVIGSLAATIAMLGLGIFEIGHLIYKIVAGVVDTKSVVLKFIEIVDGFLLSTVFLIIAIGLYELFIDPTLALPDWLNINSLDDLKAKLVGVVIIVLGVIFLGNTARWTNGQEIAYLGVGVAAVIFALTYFLKQKK; from the coding sequence ATGCTGAAGTCAATCCTTGAAAGAAGTCGATATTTGGTCATAATTGCCGTCATCGGTTCGTTGGCGGCGACGATCGCGATGCTTGGACTCGGAATTTTCGAGATCGGGCATTTGATTTACAAGATCGTGGCCGGCGTTGTCGATACCAAATCCGTAGTTTTGAAATTCATCGAGATCGTTGACGGATTTTTGCTTTCGACGGTGTTTCTGATCATCGCGATCGGGCTTTACGAATTGTTCATCGACCCGACGCTTGCGCTTCCGGATTGGCTGAACATCAATTCGCTGGATGACCTGAAAGCAAAGCTCGTCGGCGTCGTGATCATCGTCCTCGGAGTTATTTTTCTGGGCAACACCGCGCGCTGGACCAACGGCCAGGAGATCGCATATCTGGGCGTCGGCGTGGCGGCGGTGATATTTGCGTTGACTTATTTTCTGAAGCAAAAGAAGTAA
- a CDS encoding DNA-3-methyladenine glycosylase I, which yields MNMRCDWARNDLAIKYHDTEWGVPQHDDRTLFEFLILEGAQAGLSWDTVLAKRENYRAAFDDFDASKIARYDDAKCAELLTNAGIIRNRLKIASAVRNAQCFLATVEEFGSFDKYIWSFVDGKPIVNAWESMSQVPASTPVSDALSKDLKKRGFNFVGTTIMYAFMQACGLVNDHLVSCENYRRC from the coding sequence ATGAATATGCGTTGCGACTGGGCCAGAAACGATCTGGCGATCAAGTATCACGACACCGAGTGGGGCGTTCCTCAGCACGACGACCGGACTCTTTTTGAGTTTTTGATTCTCGAAGGCGCCCAGGCCGGTTTGAGCTGGGACACGGTGCTCGCAAAACGCGAAAACTATCGCGCCGCGTTCGATGATTTCGACGCGTCCAAGATCGCTCGGTACGACGATGCGAAGTGCGCCGAACTTCTGACGAACGCCGGTATAATTCGCAATCGTTTGAAGATAGCCTCGGCTGTCCGCAACGCTCAGTGCTTTCTCGCAACCGTCGAGGAATTCGGGAGTTTCGACAAGTACATCTGGTCGTTCGTCGACGGCAAGCCGATCGTCAACGCCTGGGAATCGATGTCACAGGTTCCCGCCTCGACTCCCGTTTCCGACGCGTTGAGCAAGGACCTCAAAAAGCGCGGATTCAACTTTGTCGGGACGACGATAATGTACGCATTTATGCAGGCTTGCGGGCTCGTGAACGATCATCTCGTGAGTTGTGAAAATTACCGCCGATGCTGA
- a CDS encoding HAD family phosphatase: protein MIDYEQFAFIFDMDGTLVDNMRFHMRAWEIMLRENGIKARAEDFLVNTAGKTNREIVPTIFPEASPAEVLRLADRKEEIYREIYLPERAPLAGATAFLQESRRLGIGLAVATAAPPANVEFVLGGLGLGRFFDAVTNSSEVSMGKPDPEIFLKTAEKLRKNPATCIVFEDALNGFEAAARAGMRSIGIATLNPVGVILEQPSVIAAFENFLNLKPQEIIGTGILEDVVTEFRTV from the coding sequence ATGATCGATTACGAACAATTCGCATTCATCTTCGATATGGACGGTACGCTCGTCGACAATATGCGCTTTCATATGCGGGCGTGGGAGATTATGCTCCGTGAGAATGGCATTAAGGCCCGCGCTGAGGACTTTCTCGTGAATACCGCCGGCAAGACGAATCGCGAGATCGTTCCAACGATCTTTCCCGAAGCGTCGCCGGCCGAGGTCCTCAGACTCGCCGACCGAAAGGAAGAGATCTATCGCGAGATCTATCTGCCCGAACGCGCTCCGCTTGCGGGTGCGACCGCTTTTCTGCAAGAATCGCGAAGGCTGGGAATCGGGCTCGCGGTGGCGACCGCGGCGCCGCCGGCGAATGTCGAGTTCGTGCTCGGCGGACTCGGATTGGGGCGGTTCTTCGACGCGGTCACCAATTCATCCGAAGTCTCGATGGGCAAACCAGATCCCGAAATATTTCTGAAAACGGCTGAAAAACTACGAAAAAACCCGGCGACCTGCATCGTTTTCGAGGATGCTCTCAACGGTTTTGAAGCGGCTGCGCGAGCCGGAATGAGGTCGATCGGCATCGCGACGTTGAATCCGGTCGGCGTGATCCTCGAACAGCCTTCGGTTATCGCCGCGTTTGAAAACTTTTTGAATCTGAAACCGCAAGAAATCATTGGCACAGGCATTCTTGAGGATGTAGTAACCGAATTTCGAACAGTTTAA
- a CDS encoding TfoX/Sxy family protein produces the protein MKKISELSNLGSKSEAWLNEIGVFTKADIERVGSIEIYRLLRQNGLPASLNLVYAIEAMLIGEHWTGLSPSLRSELRASVRELHK, from the coding sequence ATGAAAAAGATCTCCGAACTTTCGAATCTTGGTTCCAAAAGCGAAGCCTGGCTCAATGAGATCGGGGTTTTCACAAAGGCCGACATTGAACGTGTCGGATCCATCGAGATTTACCGGCTGCTTCGTCAGAACGGGCTTCCGGCAAGCTTAAACTTGGTCTACGCGATCGAAGCGATGCTTATCGGCGAGCATTGGACGGGACTTTCGCCGAGCCTCAGATCCGAATTGCGCGCGAGCGTCCGGGAACTTCACAAATGA
- a CDS encoding DUF4442 domain-containing protein: protein MLIVGAKFDKFKFNLFPAYRGTGARVVSISDDYRHIRVKLPLNWRTRNYVGTIFGGSLYGAVDPIYMIMLIKNLGRDYVVWDKSASIRFRKPGRESLFADFQIDQAEIDEIKSLLRDRQSIDRIYTIELADRAGAVHCVVEKTIYIARR from the coding sequence ATCCTGATCGTGGGAGCCAAATTCGACAAGTTCAAGTTCAACCTTTTTCCCGCCTACCGCGGCACAGGCGCGCGCGTCGTCAGCATCTCCGACGATTATCGCCATATTCGGGTCAAACTTCCGCTAAATTGGAGAACGCGCAATTATGTCGGCACGATCTTCGGCGGCAGTCTTTACGGCGCCGTCGATCCGATCTATATGATAATGCTGATCAAAAATCTCGGTCGCGATTATGTCGTTTGGGACAAGAGCGCGTCGATCCGTTTTCGCAAGCCGGGCCGCGAATCGCTTTTTGCGGATTTCCAAATCGATCAGGCAGAGATCGACGAGATCAAGTCGCTTTTGCGCGACCGGCAGTCGATTGATAGAATCTACACTATCGAACTCGCGGACCGCGCCGGCGCCGTCCATTGCGTCGTCGAGAAAACGATCTACATCGCCCGCAGATGA